Sequence from the Burkholderia sp. GAS332 genome:
GCTGTGCTGTCCGAGCCGCCCGCCTCGACGAGGCACACCGTATAGCGGCCATCCTCGCTCAGCCGGTTCGCCATCACGCAACCGGCCGAACCCGCACCGACGATCACAAAGTCGAAATCCATGGTTTGTGCTGTTTGACTCATGTTGTGCGCGTTCCAGCGGTGGGGAATGATCAGGCAGCCGCGCGAGCCGTTGTACGGGAAAACCGTTTGCAACCCACGTAGTAAACCAGCGAGGTCAACACAAGACCGACGACCCATGAAATATCCGCGCCGTCGAGCTTCTTCGCGATCGGCCCGGTATACAGGTCGGTTGCGACGAACGGCAGTTGCACCGCAATGCCGAACAGGTACGAGAAGATCGCAATGCCGTTGAAGCGCCCGTAGATGCCGCCGTCCTGCCGGAAAAACGAGTCGACATCGTATTGGCCATGGCAGACGAGGTAGTAGTCGATCAGATTGACCGCCGTCCAGGGCACCAGCACGTAGAGCAGCAACAGAATGAAGTTCGTGTAGGCCGCGAGGAAATTGCTTTGACCGAACAATGCAATCGTCAGCGAAATGCCGAACAGCACCAGGGCAGTGATGGCACGCGCGCGCGCCTTGCCGGACCATGAGGGAAACAACGTCTGAAGAATCGTGATAGTGGAAAGCGCGCCGCAGTACAGATTCATCGCATTGGTCGCGGCGATTCCGATCGACAGCACGATCACCACCAAGGTGCTGATGCCGTGCGTGAGCGTGGTAAGACCGTTGACCACGTCCCCGTCCGCCACCATCAAACCGATCATGGCGCCCAGCACCATCGGGAAAATGGAGCCGAGCGAGCAGCCCCAGTAACTCGCCCAGAACGCAGCGCGTGAGCCCGTGTTAGCCGGCATGTAGCGCGAATAGTCGGACACGTAGGGCGCATACGCGATCTGCCAGAGCGCCGCGACCGAAATCGTGCCGAGAAAACCGGTCAGATTCGCGCTGTTCTTCGTGAAGAAATCAGCCGGCAAGCCATGCACGAAAATGATCCACACGAAGACCAGCACCAGCACCGCGCCGGAGCACCAGGTCATCAAACGCGTATAGGCGTGAATCAGGTTGTAACCGAAGATCGTCGCCACCAGACTCAGTATGCCGACCACGATCACGCCATCATTCACGCTGACGGCAGGCGTCAGGCTGCGCAACGCCTGACCGCCGAGCACGAGATTCGACGCAAAGAAGCCCAGATACATGATGACCACGAGGCCCACCACCAGCAGCGAGCCGATGGAGCCGAACTGGCCACGCGTTTGCACCATTTGAGGGACGCCCAGTTGCGGTCCTTGCGCCGAGTGCAGGGCCATGAAAACGGCGCCGACCAGTGTGCCGATCACAATGCCCAGCACGCCCCACCAGAACGGTTGTTTGAACACCGTCACTGCCAACGCGCCGGTCACGATAGTGAGCAACATGATGTTCGAGCCGAACCAGATCGTGAACAGATCGCTCGCCTTGCCGTGCCGCTCGGCGGTAGGAATGGGTTGGATCGTGCTTTGTTCCAGACGGCCAATCGTATCTTCCTGTTTCATCGGCTTATTCCTTGAGGTTCGTCGAATGGGATTCACAGCCCGACTGTTCAACGACAAAAAAACCTCCGAAAGAACAAATTTGCTTTCTATTGAATTGGTTTTACCTATATCTTTCTCAAAATGCATAGATTGGCGCAGCGGCTCGACGATTGCATAGACGGTGCCTCTCCATTGGATCGGATTAAGCTTCTTGCAAAGGAAATGCGGCTGCGGCGATAGTCGGCATACAACGGCTCGCTTACATTAAGCAGTATTTAATTCCGGAGACATGCTTGATCACTATCTATGGCGAACGCCATCGCCTTCATCATGGCCGCAGTGAACTGATCGACGGCGAATTGAAGCCGTGCTTCGAGATGCCACGGCGTGTCGATATCGTCCACGAGCGCTTGCGCCAGGTCGGCCTCGGCGAGGTGATCGCGCCCACTCGCTTCGGCATCGACGCTTTGAGCCGCGTGCATAGCGACGCCTACCTCGATTTTTTGCAAACGGCGTGGCAGGAATGGAGCGCGCTCGGCCGCACACACGATGCGCTGCCAACTATCTGGCCGGCGCGCGGACTGCGGCGCGATCGCGCGCCGCGCAGTATCGACGGCAAGCTGGGTTTCTATGCGATGGACGCGGGCGCACCGATTACCTCGGGCACGTGGCACGCAATCGAAGAATCCGCGCATGTCGCCCTGACTGGCGCGCAATGCGTGAGCGACGGCGAACGCGCGGCTTTCGCGCTGTGCCGGCCACCCGGACACCACGCGGGGCGCGACGTGATGGGCGGCTACTGCTACCTGAACAATGCCGCAATTGCGGCTGAACACTGGCTCGCGCACGGCGCGAAACGCGTCGCCATTCTCGACGTCGACTATCACCACGGCAACGGTACGCAATCGATCTTCTACGAACGCGACGACGTGCTGTTCGCGTCGCTGCACGCGGACCCGTCGATCGACTATCCGTATCTGCTTGGCTATGCGGATGAAACCGGCCGCGACGCCGGCGAAGGCTTCAATTTCAACTATCCACTGCCGTGGGGAACGGATTGGTCCGGCTACTCCGCAGCGCTCGCCCACGCCGGCAAGCAGATCAACCGGTTTGCGCCGGATGCGCTGGTGGTGTCGCTCGGGGTGGATACTTTCGAAGGCGATCCGATTTCGCAGTTCCGCCTCACGAGCGCGGACTATCCGCGCATCGGCGCAGCCATCGCGCAACTCGGCTTAGCGACGTTATTCGTGATGGAGGGCGGTTACGCAGTGGAGGAGATCGGTGTGAACGCGGTCGGCATGCTGACCGGTTTTGAAGAACACATGCAGGCTGTGTCAGGGTGATATCGTATAAGCGCGCCGTGCCGTGCGCGGCGCGCTTGCCGTACCGTCAGCTCTTCAGCCGATACCCGGTCTTGAAGATCCACGCAACGATCCCGAGAAACACCGCCAGAAACAGCGCGGTCATTCCCAGGCTGACACCGACATCCACATCGGCGAGCCCATAAAAGCTCCAGCGAAATCCGCTGACCAGATACACAATCGGATTGAACAGCGTCACGACCTTCCAGAACGGCGGCAGCATATTGACCGCGTAGAAACTGCCGCCGAGAAAGGTGAGCGGCGTGATGATCAGGAGCGGCACGAGTTGCAACTTCTCGAAGCTATCCGCCCAGATGCCAATAATGAAACCGAGCAGACTGAACGTCACCGCGGTCAGCACCAGAAACAGAATCATCCAGAACGGGTGCTGCACTTGCAGCGGCACGAACAGGCCGGCGGTAGCCAGAATGATCAGCCCGAGCAGAATCGATTTGGTGGCCGCCGCGCCCACATAGCTCACGACGATTTCCAGATACGACACCGGCGCCGACAGCAACTCGTAGATCGTGCCGGTAAAGCGCGGAAAGTAAATCCCGAACGACGCATTCGAAATGCTTTGCGACAGCAGCGACAACATGATCAAACCCGGCACGATGAACGCGCCGTAGCTGATGCCGTCCACTTCCTTGATGCGCGAACCGATTGCCGCGCCGAACACGACGAAGTAAAGCGACGTTGAAATCACCGGCGCGATGATGCTCTGCATCAGCGTGCGCCAGGTGCGCGCCATCTCGAACTTATAGATCGCGCGAATTGCGTAGATATTCATTGGTTACCTCGGAGCAGACTGACGAAGATGTCTTCGAGCGAACTTTGCGTCGTATGCAGGTCTTTGAAACGGATGCCGGCGTCGTCGAGCGCTTTGAGCAGCGCGATGATGTCGGTGCGCCCGCCGTCGCCCTCATACGTGTAGATCAGCTCGTTGCCCCCCTTGGCGACATCCAGTCCATATCCGGCCAGCGCCGGCGGCACCTCCGCGAGCTGACTCTCCAGTTGCAGCGTCAACTGCTTCTTGCCGAGTTTGCGCATCAACTCCGTCTTCTCTTCCACCAGCATGATTTCGCCCGCATTGATCACGCCGATGCGGTCAGCCATCTCTTCGGCTTCGTCGATGTAGTGCGTGGTGAGAATGATCGTCACGCCGTTGGCGGTCAGCGAGCGCACCAGCTTCCACATATCGCGGCGCAACTCGACGTCGACACCGGCCGTGGGTTCGTCGAGAAACAGCACACGCGGTTCGTGCGAGAGCGCCTTCGCGATCAGCACGCGGCGCTTCATGCCGCCCGACAGCGTAATGATCTTGTTATTGCGTTTTTCCCACAGCGACAGATCGCGCAAGACCTTTTCGATGTAAGCGGGGTTTTTCGGCTTGCCGAACAGCCCGCGGCTGAACGAGACGGTCGCCCAGACGGTTTCGAACGAGTCGGTGGTGAGCTCCTGCGGCACGAGGCCGATCAGCGAGCGCGCGCCGCGATAGTCCGTCGCGATGTCGCGGCCGTCCACCGTCACGCTGCCAACGCTTGCCTTGACGATGCCGCAGATGATGCTGATGAGGGTGGTCTTGCCCGCCCCGTTGGGCCCAAGCAAGGCGAAGATTTCCCCGCGGTTGATCGCCAGATTGATGTTTTTGAGTGCATGAAAACCCGTGGCGTAGGTTTTCGACAGATTCGTGACTGAGACGATTGGCTGCATGGATTCGACGATGGCAGACACCGGTATTGGGTTGAAAGGGGGCGGAGCGAATGCGCGGCCGCACCCGCAATGTAAATGAAAGTGAGAAAACGTGCAGCGCGGCATCGTATCAGGACGAACGTGTCCGGCGGCCGAGTTCTCGAATCAGCTCCCGCCGGCGTGGCGTAGAAAAGCTGAAAGGCCGGCTATTTCGCTGCAGCGCATAATAGTTCGGCTTCCGTATCGATGCGATGGAAGTCAAGCCCCGGCAAGGCCATGGTCATGCCAACCGCACAAAACTGCATGCTCAACGATGGCCGCCGGGAAAGCGGCTGGCGATCACGCGCTGGAGTTCTTCGGACGACACCGGCTTCACCAGATGGTGATCGAAACCTGCCTCGCTCGAATGCTGACGGTCGGCCGCCTGTCCATAACCCGTCACGGCGATGAGCAGTGCATTGGCCGTAGACGCGCGCCTGCGCATCTCCTGCGCGAGTTGAAAGCCGTCCATGCCGGGCAAGCCGAGATCGAGCAACACGATCTCAGGTTCGAACTGCGCGGCAATCTCGAGCGCATGCCCGGCTTCGTGCGCGACGCGCACGTCATAGCCGTCCGATTCGAGCACCAGCGACATCGCCGTCGCGGCATCGGCGCTATCGTCCACCAGCAGCAGACGCAGAGCCGGTCCCGCGCCTTGCGGCACGGCAGCGGGCGCGGTGACGACCGGTTGACCGGTTTGCGACAGACGCGTGAGCGGCAGGCACACGATGAATTCGCTCCCCTGCCCCGGCCCGTCGGAAAATGCCTCGATTGTGCCGCC
This genomic interval carries:
- a CDS encoding nucleobase:cation symporter-1, NCS1 family; the encoded protein is MKQEDTIGRLEQSTIQPIPTAERHGKASDLFTIWFGSNIMLLTIVTGALAVTVFKQPFWWGVLGIVIGTLVGAVFMALHSAQGPQLGVPQMVQTRGQFGSIGSLLVVGLVVIMYLGFFASNLVLGGQALRSLTPAVSVNDGVIVVGILSLVATIFGYNLIHAYTRLMTWCSGAVLVLVFVWIIFVHGLPADFFTKNSANLTGFLGTISVAALWQIAYAPYVSDYSRYMPANTGSRAAFWASYWGCSLGSIFPMVLGAMIGLMVADGDVVNGLTTLTHGISTLVVIVLSIGIAATNAMNLYCGALSTITILQTLFPSWSGKARARAITALVLFGISLTIALFGQSNFLAAYTNFILLLLYVLVPWTAVNLIDYYLVCHGQYDVDSFFRQDGGIYGRFNGIAIFSYLFGIAVQLPFVATDLYTGPIAKKLDGADISWVVGLVLTSLVYYVGCKRFSRTTARAAA
- a CDS encoding Acetoin utilization deacetylase AcuC, which gives rise to MITIYGERHRLHHGRSELIDGELKPCFEMPRRVDIVHERLRQVGLGEVIAPTRFGIDALSRVHSDAYLDFLQTAWQEWSALGRTHDALPTIWPARGLRRDRAPRSIDGKLGFYAMDAGAPITSGTWHAIEESAHVALTGAQCVSDGERAAFALCRPPGHHAGRDVMGGYCYLNNAAIAAEHWLAHGAKRVAILDVDYHHGNGTQSIFYERDDVLFASLHADPSIDYPYLLGYADETGRDAGEGFNFNYPLPWGTDWSGYSAALAHAGKQINRFAPDALVVSLGVDTFEGDPISQFRLTSADYPRIGAAIAQLGLATLFVMEGGYAVEEIGVNAVGMLTGFEEHMQAVSG
- a CDS encoding ABC-2 type transport system permease protein; amino-acid sequence: MNIYAIRAIYKFEMARTWRTLMQSIIAPVISTSLYFVVFGAAIGSRIKEVDGISYGAFIVPGLIMLSLLSQSISNASFGIYFPRFTGTIYELLSAPVSYLEIVVSYVGAAATKSILLGLIILATAGLFVPLQVQHPFWMILFLVLTAVTFSLLGFIIGIWADSFEKLQLVPLLIITPLTFLGGSFYAVNMLPPFWKVVTLFNPIVYLVSGFRWSFYGLADVDVGVSLGMTALFLAVFLGIVAWIFKTGYRLKS
- a CDS encoding ABC-2 type transport system ATP-binding protein → MQPIVSVTNLSKTYATGFHALKNINLAINRGEIFALLGPNGAGKTTLISIICGIVKASVGSVTVDGRDIATDYRGARSLIGLVPQELTTDSFETVWATVSFSRGLFGKPKNPAYIEKVLRDLSLWEKRNNKIITLSGGMKRRVLIAKALSHEPRVLFLDEPTAGVDVELRRDMWKLVRSLTANGVTIILTTHYIDEAEEMADRIGVINAGEIMLVEEKTELMRKLGKKQLTLQLESQLAEVPPALAGYGLDVAKGGNELIYTYEGDGGRTDIIALLKALDDAGIRFKDLHTTQSSLEDIFVSLLRGNQ